In a genomic window of Gemmatimonadota bacterium:
- a CDS encoding DUF1854 domain-containing protein — protein sequence MSFLDPAAVHLERRDDQPPTLSIAGDLFFSVKIRQAFPLSHESRYITFFDQDDEYLGILADPTSCDEETGRIIRDEIEWRYFRPRITRIVEMEGRGGTSLFSVETDRGDVKIPMRDLREGMVELAPGRILITDENGNRYEIPDLDRLDRRSRRLIRRLI from the coding sequence ATGTCCTTTCTCGATCCGGCCGCCGTTCACCTCGAGCGGCGGGACGACCAGCCGCCCACGCTGTCCATCGCGGGTGACCTGTTCTTCAGCGTCAAGATACGACAGGCTTTTCCGCTTTCGCACGAAAGCCGGTACATCACCTTTTTCGACCAGGATGACGAATACCTGGGCATCCTGGCCGATCCGACGTCCTGCGACGAGGAAACCGGTCGCATCATCCGCGATGAGATCGAATGGCGCTATTTTCGCCCGAGGATAACGCGCATCGTGGAGATGGAAGGCCGGGGAGGCACGTCGCTATTCTCGGTCGAGACGGACCGTGGCGACGTCAAGATCCCCATGCGGGACCTGAGGGAAGGCATGGTGGAACTGGCGCCCGGCCGCATCCTGATCACGGACGAAAACGGCAACCGGTACGAGATTCCCGACCTCGACCGGCTGGACCGGCGCAGTAGACGCCTGATTCGGCGCCTGATCTGA
- a CDS encoding ABC transporter ATP-binding protein produces the protein MPLINKIPSELTRLIPSGLPAGEDKADLLFACKTDLAPDGRIDESMLVVTRRHLVAATRSDGAWTLTHTLSLAEIDGLTVEPLVGASALEAEVDGKSIRLLRYTHAVAQDMTDAVESLLHLIGPDGSTDHTEPVAEEPVPDWSSREAHLRTFGRLWSFCLPHWRKLVIAMVVTVAASAIDLLPPYLTMILVDQVLVDQSMFIWLPTIVALLAVSRIVHTGVTIISGRMLAVLGDRLAYDARSELLNVLQLLPLKYYDMQQTGGLMARIARDAKSIHYFWIDFAPQVVQQGLLVIGMTAVLFYLNWELALLVLIPIPAIIFASVHIKRYLMWFYGRSWDSWATFFERVNDALAGIRVVKIFAQEKRQSRDMQLENEKVFTAERNIHVRSRTVRPLLAFLVSVGGLLVLWYGGLLVQSNAMTIGMLVAFLLYLAMFYSPVQQLTGMADWIPEMMTAITRTFEVIDSPIEEYTPAGIVDVPRFEGRLELQDVNFGYVAHQPVLKGINLHVEPGEMIGLVGHSGAGKSTLIKLMCRFYDVDGGRILIDGTDVRRMDLTQLRSQIGYVEQDPFLFSGSVADNIRFGNQEATREEIVEAAINANAHEFIVKLPDGYDTPVGERGGRLSGGERQRVAIARAILHDPRILILDEPTSALDLETEKKIQEALGRLMEGRTTLAIAHRLSTLRDADRLLVLKNGEPVELGTHEELLDRQGEYYRLVQLHTNVSSIVGVEG, from the coding sequence ATGCCCCTGATCAACAAGATACCCTCCGAACTGACCCGTCTGATCCCGTCCGGCCTGCCTGCAGGCGAGGACAAGGCTGACCTTCTCTTTGCCTGCAAGACCGACCTGGCGCCGGACGGCCGCATTGACGAGTCGATGCTGGTCGTGACCCGGCGGCACCTGGTGGCGGCAACCCGGTCCGACGGAGCTTGGACGCTGACCCATACCCTCTCCCTGGCGGAGATCGACGGCCTGACCGTGGAGCCTTTGGTCGGCGCGAGCGCGCTCGAGGCCGAGGTGGACGGGAAGAGCATCCGGCTGCTCCGGTACACCCACGCCGTGGCGCAGGACATGACCGACGCCGTCGAGTCTCTGTTGCACCTGATCGGCCCCGACGGCAGCACGGATCACACGGAGCCCGTTGCCGAGGAACCGGTCCCGGACTGGTCGAGCCGCGAGGCCCACCTGCGCACGTTTGGGCGATTGTGGTCTTTCTGCCTGCCCCACTGGCGCAAGCTGGTCATCGCCATGGTGGTCACGGTTGCCGCGTCGGCCATCGACCTGCTGCCCCCGTACCTGACCATGATCCTCGTCGACCAGGTCCTGGTGGACCAGAGCATGTTCATTTGGCTTCCCACGATCGTCGCGCTCCTGGCCGTTTCCCGGATCGTCCATACCGGGGTGACCATTATAAGCGGGAGAATGCTGGCCGTGCTGGGCGACCGCCTGGCCTATGACGCGCGTTCCGAACTGCTGAACGTGCTGCAGCTCCTGCCCCTCAAGTACTATGACATGCAGCAGACGGGCGGTCTCATGGCCCGCATCGCCCGGGACGCCAAGTCGATCCACTACTTCTGGATCGATTTCGCGCCGCAGGTGGTGCAGCAGGGACTGCTCGTGATCGGCATGACCGCAGTACTGTTCTATCTCAACTGGGAGCTGGCGCTCCTCGTCCTGATCCCCATTCCCGCCATCATCTTCGCCTCGGTCCATATCAAGCGGTACCTGATGTGGTTCTACGGCAGGTCGTGGGACAGTTGGGCGACCTTCTTCGAGCGGGTGAACGACGCGCTGGCCGGCATCCGGGTCGTGAAGATCTTCGCCCAGGAGAAACGGCAAAGCCGGGACATGCAGCTCGAGAACGAGAAGGTGTTCACGGCCGAACGCAACATCCATGTCCGTTCGCGCACGGTGCGCCCGCTGCTCGCGTTCCTCGTGTCCGTGGGCGGACTGCTCGTTCTGTGGTACGGCGGCCTCCTGGTGCAGTCGAACGCTATGACGATCGGCATGCTGGTGGCCTTCCTCCTCTACCTGGCCATGTTCTACAGTCCCGTTCAGCAACTGACCGGCATGGCCGACTGGATCCCGGAGATGATGACGGCCATCACCCGGACTTTCGAAGTCATCGACAGCCCCATCGAAGAATACACGCCAGCCGGCATCGTCGACGTACCCCGTTTCGAGGGACGCCTGGAGCTGCAGGACGTCAATTTCGGCTACGTGGCGCACCAGCCGGTGCTTAAGGGGATCAACCTGCACGTCGAACCAGGCGAGATGATCGGCCTCGTGGGGCACTCGGGCGCAGGGAAGTCCACCCTGATCAAGCTGATGTGCCGTTTCTACGACGTCGACGGCGGGCGGATTCTGATTGATGGAACCGATGTACGCCGGATGGACCTGACGCAACTGCGCAGTCAGATCGGTTACGTAGAGCAGGATCCCTTCCTGTTCTCCGGTTCCGTGGCCGACAATATCCGTTTCGGCAATCAGGAAGCGACTCGGGAGGAGATCGTCGAGGCCGCCATCAACGCGAACGCCCACGAGTTCATCGTCAAGCTGCCCGACGGCTACGACACGCCCGTCGGGGAACGGGGCGGCCGGCTTTCCGGCGGGGAGCGCCAGCGGGTCGCGATCGCCCGGGCCATCCTGCACGACCCGAGGATCCTGATTCTCGACGAACCCACCTCGGCCCTCGACCTGGAAACGGAGAAGAAGATCCAGGAAGCCCTGGGAAGGCTCATGGAGGGCCGCACGACCCTCGCCATCGCCCATCGCCTGTCCACCCTCAGAGACGCCGACCGCCTGCTCGTCCTCAAGAACGGCGAGCCGGTTGAACTGGGCACGCACGAGGAGCTGCTGGACCGGCAGGGCGAGTATTACCGCCTGGTCCAGCTGCACACCAACGTCTCGAGCATCGTGGGTGTGGAGGGGTAA